The following are encoded in a window of Roseimaritima ulvae genomic DNA:
- the gcvH gene encoding glycine cleavage system protein GcvH, translating into MKPEDCLYAETHEWVHVAEQDGQQVATLGISAFAIEQLNDLVYMDLPASGRTLAVGEEFGEVESVKAVSPLYSPVAGEVVEVNESLPDNLEWLNEDPYSKGWVLKIRLSGNEGLDALMDYAAYQKQCAESG; encoded by the coding sequence ATGAAGCCCGAGGATTGTCTGTACGCGGAAACGCATGAGTGGGTCCACGTCGCCGAGCAGGATGGACAGCAGGTGGCCACGCTGGGGATTTCCGCGTTTGCCATCGAGCAGCTGAACGATCTGGTCTACATGGATCTGCCCGCCTCCGGCCGCACGCTGGCCGTCGGAGAAGAGTTCGGCGAAGTGGAATCGGTCAAGGCGGTCAGCCCGCTGTACAGCCCGGTGGCCGGCGAGGTTGTGGAGGTCAACGAGAGCTTGCCCGACAACCTGGAATGGCTGAACGAAGATCCCTACAGCAAAGGCTGGGTGCTGAAAATTCGGCTCTCGGGCAATGAGGGACTGGATGCCCTGATGGATTATGCCGCTTACCAGAAACAGTGCGCGGAATCTGGTTGA
- the gcvT gene encoding glycine cleavage system aminomethyltransferase GcvT translates to MVDSLAATPLLSWHRSAGATLVPFAGYEMPIQYGSIVSEHQACRQAAALFDVSHMGRLRFDGEGSAELLDHLLTRRVVGMKPGQVRYALMCNAEGGVLDDVLVSRLETPSGTGYHLLVVNASNRQKILKWIAPHLAEFPTVTMSDRTDLTAMIAVQGPRAVEACGRLFNADLSKLRYYRGVVTDQFSKPAIVTRTGYTGEDGIEVIVRAEEATRVWENLLLAGRDHGFVAAGLGARDTLRLEAGMPLYGHELNEQINPLDAGLGFACNLEGRSFVGDEALREAQRRGPARTRVGLLPEGRRPVREHCNIVDGDGQVVGEVTSGGPSPTLGHPIAMGYVDNALSQLGTTVQIDNRGRLQPAVVTALPFYKRGQ, encoded by the coding sequence ATGGTTGATTCCCTCGCCGCGACGCCACTGCTTTCGTGGCACCGGTCCGCCGGCGCGACCCTGGTTCCCTTCGCGGGCTATGAGATGCCGATCCAGTACGGCTCGATCGTCAGCGAGCATCAGGCCTGTCGTCAGGCGGCGGCTCTGTTCGACGTTTCGCACATGGGCCGTTTGCGTTTTGATGGGGAAGGTTCGGCCGAATTGCTGGACCATCTGTTGACCCGCCGCGTGGTGGGCATGAAGCCGGGGCAGGTGCGATACGCCTTGATGTGCAATGCCGAAGGCGGCGTGCTGGACGACGTGTTGGTCTCACGGTTGGAGACGCCGTCCGGAACGGGCTATCACCTGCTGGTGGTGAACGCTTCGAATCGCCAAAAAATTCTCAAGTGGATCGCGCCGCATCTGGCGGAGTTCCCCACCGTGACGATGAGCGATCGGACGGATTTGACGGCCATGATCGCCGTTCAGGGGCCACGAGCCGTGGAAGCCTGCGGGCGGTTGTTTAATGCTGATCTGAGCAAGCTGCGATACTACCGCGGAGTGGTCACCGACCAGTTTTCCAAACCCGCCATCGTGACCCGCACCGGCTACACCGGCGAGGACGGGATCGAAGTCATTGTCCGTGCCGAAGAGGCCACGCGAGTCTGGGAAAACCTGTTGTTGGCTGGCCGCGACCACGGTTTTGTGGCCGCCGGCTTGGGCGCGCGGGATACCCTGCGACTGGAAGCCGGGATGCCGCTGTACGGCCACGAATTGAATGAGCAGATCAATCCGCTGGATGCCGGTTTGGGGTTTGCCTGCAATCTGGAAGGACGGTCCTTCGTGGGGGACGAAGCCTTGCGTGAAGCTCAGCGGCGCGGTCCGGCCAGGACGCGTGTAGGCTTGCTGCCCGAGGGGCGACGTCCGGTGCGGGAACACTGTAATATTGTCGATGGAGATGGCCAGGTCGTCGGCGAAGTGACCAGCGGCGGGCCATCGCCGACGTTAGGGCACCCCATCGCCATGGGCTATGTCGACAATGCTTTGTCGCAGCTGGGCACCACCGTGCAGATCGACAATCGCGGCCGACTGCAGCCCGCCGTGGTCACCGCCCTACCCTTTTATAAACGCGGTCAGTAG
- a CDS encoding peptidase associated/transthyretin-like domain-containing protein, whose translation MKSSPVWNSPVRVAGGRGNRFAGLLVVSGLLLAVGCGKSSEYPLVPVTGTVTQNGSPLAGVNVMFMPESGEGAPSGGLTDESGKFSLQYNNGQKGAVLGPHRVVISVPAEEVPPPTAGQPPARPTKPAPEYFKTATVKDGENDFAFEVMQR comes from the coding sequence ATGAAATCATCACCAGTTTGGAATTCGCCCGTTCGAGTGGCGGGCGGTCGCGGTAATCGGTTCGCCGGATTGTTGGTCGTCAGCGGGCTGTTGCTGGCGGTTGGTTGTGGGAAGTCGTCTGAGTATCCGTTAGTGCCGGTGACCGGCACGGTTACGCAGAACGGCAGTCCGCTGGCCGGGGTGAACGTGATGTTCATGCCGGAGTCGGGGGAGGGAGCGCCTTCGGGCGGCCTGACCGATGAGAGCGGTAAGTTTTCGTTGCAGTACAACAATGGCCAGAAGGGGGCCGTGCTAGGCCCGCATCGCGTGGTGATCTCGGTGCCCGCCGAGGAGGTGCCGCCGCCCACCGCTGGTCAGCCGCCGGCAAGGCCCACCAAGCCCGCGCCGGAATATTTTAAGACCGCGACGGTGAAAGACGGCGAAAACGACTTCGCCTTTGAAGTGATGCAGCGGTAG
- a CDS encoding DUF1559 domain-containing protein, which translates to MPRGRFAPARTGFTLVELLVVIAIIGVLVGLLLPAVQAAREAARRMQCSNNLKQVGLAIHNYHDTYQCIPPGVLPQDTNFQRQASWIVRTFPFMEQNTIINNAVFVGTDWSGQDRADYNWELKNTATVETYTCPSSDMPLTRTESPNSATQALGAPSTIEVQIACYAGIAGTYLDPRDMVSNPTPNVSTGYGLATFNGVMASVGGSGQSGAVRFASITDGTSNTICVAEQSSYFDDGTNRVDCRAGNHAGGMWHGGPGGDADWWLNVSVLRYPINWDLAASNYCPGYQKHTITRSNHPGGAQVLLSDGSVQFAAETVDFTLLNTLSSRNDGMVAGSL; encoded by the coding sequence ATGCCCCGTGGAAGATTTGCGCCTGCGCGCACCGGTTTTACGCTTGTTGAATTATTGGTCGTGATTGCCATCATCGGCGTGTTGGTCGGCTTGTTATTGCCGGCCGTGCAGGCGGCGCGTGAAGCGGCCAGGCGGATGCAATGTTCGAACAATCTGAAGCAGGTCGGTTTGGCGATTCACAATTACCACGATACCTATCAATGCATTCCCCCCGGAGTGTTGCCGCAGGATACGAACTTTCAACGTCAAGCATCCTGGATCGTGCGTACTTTTCCCTTCATGGAGCAAAACACGATCATCAATAACGCCGTGTTTGTGGGCACCGACTGGAGCGGTCAGGATCGCGCGGACTACAACTGGGAACTGAAAAACACGGCCACCGTCGAAACCTACACCTGTCCTTCGAGCGATATGCCGCTGACGCGTACCGAATCCCCGAATTCGGCGACGCAGGCGTTGGGTGCGCCGAGCACGATTGAGGTGCAGATCGCCTGTTATGCCGGGATTGCCGGTACCTATTTGGATCCTCGTGACATGGTTTCCAACCCCACACCCAATGTCAGCACGGGCTACGGCTTGGCGACGTTTAATGGTGTGATGGCTTCGGTGGGCGGAAGCGGCCAAAGCGGCGCTGTGCGGTTCGCCAGTATCACCGACGGGACCAGCAATACGATTTGCGTGGCCGAGCAGTCTTCGTACTTTGACGACGGAACCAACAGGGTCGATTGTCGGGCGGGTAACCATGCCGGAGGGATGTGGCACGGCGGCCCGGGCGGCGACGCGGATTGGTGGTTGAACGTGAGCGTATTGCGTTATCCGATCAACTGGGATCTGGCTGCCTCGAACTATTGCCCAGGGTACCAGAAGCACACCATCACCCGTTCCAATCACCCCGGCGGTGCGCAGGTGCTGTTGAGCGATGGTTCGGTTCAGTTTGCCGCCGAAACGGTCGACTTCACGCTGTTGAACACCCTGTCCTCACGCAACGACGGGATGGTCGCCGGCTCGCTGTAG
- a CDS encoding sulfatase-like hydrolase/transferase: protein MLRWIGGCRWVCVALGLVACGWGNSGAAAADEPPNILFIFADDQCFETIHACGNDEIQTPNLDRLARRGTRFSHCYNMGSWSGAVCVASRTMLNSGRFVWTANEIYHQSDAERQAGRWWSQYMKQAGYRTYMTGKWHCRANAAKSFDVVADVRGGMPRQTPAGYDRPLPDGSDPWSPSDPSFGGFWQGGTHWSEVVGNHAEQFLRDASERDKPFFMYIAFNAPHDPRQSPQKYVDMYPANSLAVPDNFLPLYPYCEPMGAGRSLRDEKLAPFPRTERAVQVHRQEYYAIITHMDAQIGRVLKALEASGKADNTWIFFTADHGLAVGQHGLMGKQNLYDHSVRVPFFVIGPNVPAGQTIEEPIYLQDVMATSLELARVEKPQHVEFNSILPILDGRSGSPYEAMYGAYLNRQRSIRTDRYKLIMYPQAAKVRLYDLQADPHEMHDLADRPESLPLMKDLFTQFQQLQQQVKDPMDLSETFAHLQR from the coding sequence ATGTTGCGATGGATCGGTGGTTGCCGCTGGGTGTGCGTTGCCCTGGGGCTGGTGGCGTGTGGTTGGGGCAACAGCGGCGCGGCTGCGGCGGACGAACCGCCGAATATCCTGTTCATCTTTGCTGATGATCAGTGTTTCGAGACCATCCATGCCTGCGGCAATGACGAAATCCAGACGCCGAATTTGGATCGCTTGGCGCGTCGTGGGACCCGCTTCTCACATTGCTACAACATGGGGTCATGGAGTGGAGCGGTATGTGTGGCCAGCCGCACGATGCTGAACAGTGGCCGCTTTGTGTGGACTGCCAATGAGATCTACCACCAATCCGATGCCGAGCGGCAGGCGGGCCGTTGGTGGTCGCAGTATATGAAACAGGCCGGCTATCGGACGTACATGACCGGCAAATGGCACTGCCGTGCCAACGCCGCAAAATCCTTTGATGTGGTGGCCGATGTCCGCGGCGGGATGCCCCGCCAAACCCCCGCCGGCTACGACCGGCCGCTGCCCGATGGCAGCGATCCCTGGTCGCCATCGGATCCCTCGTTTGGTGGGTTTTGGCAAGGCGGCACGCATTGGAGCGAGGTCGTGGGCAACCACGCCGAACAATTCCTACGCGACGCCAGTGAACGCGACAAACCGTTTTTTATGTACATCGCATTTAACGCGCCCCATGATCCTCGCCAGTCGCCGCAGAAGTACGTCGACATGTATCCGGCCAACTCGTTGGCTGTGCCCGATAACTTTCTGCCGCTGTATCCGTATTGCGAACCGATGGGTGCCGGTCGTTCCCTGCGCGATGAAAAACTGGCACCCTTCCCACGCACCGAACGAGCGGTTCAAGTCCACCGTCAGGAGTACTACGCGATCATCACACACATGGATGCTCAGATCGGTCGCGTGTTAAAGGCTTTGGAGGCGTCCGGAAAGGCCGATAACACTTGGATCTTTTTTACCGCCGATCACGGCTTGGCTGTCGGGCAACACGGGCTGATGGGCAAGCAAAATTTATATGATCACAGCGTCCGCGTACCGTTTTTTGTGATCGGTCCCAATGTCCCTGCCGGGCAAACGATTGAGGAACCGATCTATCTGCAAGATGTGATGGCGACCTCTTTAGAATTGGCCCGCGTCGAAAAACCACAGCACGTCGAATTTAATAGTATTCTGCCAATCCTCGACGGACGGTCCGGCAGCCCCTACGAGGCTATGTACGGCGCCTATCTAAATCGGCAACGCAGTATTCGTACCGATCGTTATAAGTTGATTATGTATCCGCAAGCGGCCAAGGTGCGGTTGTATGACTTGCAAGCGGATCCGCATGAGATGCACGACCTGGCGGATCGCCCTGAGTCTCTGCCATTAATGAAAGACTTGTTCACGCAGTTTCAGCAACTGCAACAGCAAGTAAAAGATCCGATGGATTTGAGCGAAACTTTTGCGCACCTGCAACGTTAA
- a CDS encoding GGDEF domain-containing protein, whose translation MHLFSLNTTVGWLGPNCPQTVPSDLTGWHLVPVPPGSELAQVDLLVVETCAFERIRDCERFVNRQACPVLYMTSPQHLTTLVNQLQAKDDICLAAPPLPLLATRLGKMHQTQRAMIDPLTGAQRREAYFNYLRHWGMNARRSDPLSLLLLDLDNFKTLNDQFGQDAGDDVLQRLGMLLRQHCSDSPLIARMGGQEFAILLAAPDHHAAEVAEQLRQQIASPGLHPHCATTASIGVASRQDVQHVDQLHRVSDEAVFAAKAAGRNRVCVYSQLNTQSMLNGEDLDLVSLENKSRVLGERVTNYIAQRSRRILQNLRSEAETDGLTQFYNRRYLDRRLELQFRHHQESGQPLCLALIDLDHFGRINKAHGWPTGDHALRTLCDVIRNHIRKDNDWVGRYGGEEFFVVLPDVVLDDAINICERLRNATAAAEISSTSGTPLNLTISIGLVQCDAADDDIAGLLDRVSEQTLRAKENGRNQTCWAPLREPAPTKNATDGLTITA comes from the coding sequence TTGCATCTCTTTTCCCTCAACACGACCGTGGGCTGGCTGGGCCCTAACTGTCCCCAGACAGTGCCATCCGATCTGACGGGTTGGCACCTGGTACCCGTACCACCCGGCAGCGAACTGGCACAAGTCGACCTGCTGGTCGTCGAAACCTGTGCCTTTGAGCGCATTCGGGACTGCGAACGCTTCGTCAACCGTCAAGCCTGTCCGGTTCTGTACATGACCTCGCCGCAGCACCTGACGACGCTGGTCAATCAACTGCAAGCCAAAGACGACATCTGCCTGGCCGCCCCCCCGTTGCCGCTATTGGCCACGCGGCTGGGAAAAATGCATCAGACACAGCGGGCGATGATCGATCCGCTGACCGGTGCGCAGCGCCGCGAAGCCTACTTCAACTACCTGCGACATTGGGGCATGAACGCCCGTCGTAGCGATCCGCTTTCGCTGCTGTTGCTGGACCTGGACAATTTCAAAACCCTGAACGATCAATTTGGCCAGGACGCGGGCGACGATGTGCTGCAACGTCTGGGCATGCTGTTGCGTCAGCACTGCAGCGATAGTCCTTTGATCGCTCGCATGGGCGGACAAGAATTTGCCATCTTGCTGGCCGCTCCGGACCATCATGCCGCCGAGGTTGCCGAACAGCTTCGTCAACAGATTGCCTCGCCGGGACTGCACCCGCACTGCGCTACCACGGCCAGCATCGGAGTCGCCAGCCGACAGGATGTCCAACACGTCGATCAACTACACCGCGTCAGCGATGAAGCCGTGTTCGCCGCCAAAGCCGCCGGCCGCAACCGGGTTTGCGTGTATAGCCAGCTGAACACCCAATCGATGCTCAACGGGGAAGACCTGGATCTGGTCAGCTTGGAAAATAAATCCCGCGTCTTGGGAGAACGGGTCACCAACTATATCGCCCAGCGCAGTCGACGGATTTTGCAGAACCTGCGGAGCGAAGCGGAAACCGATGGCCTGACCCAGTTCTATAACCGACGCTACCTGGACCGCCGCCTGGAACTTCAATTCCGCCATCATCAGGAATCCGGTCAACCGCTGTGCCTGGCGCTGATCGACCTGGATCATTTCGGCAGAATCAATAAGGCCCACGGTTGGCCCACCGGCGACCACGCCCTGCGGACATTGTGCGATGTAATCCGCAATCACATTCGCAAAGACAATGACTGGGTGGGACGTTACGGCGGCGAAGAGTTCTTTGTCGTGCTTCCCGACGTGGTTTTAGACGATGCCATTAACATCTGCGAGCGGTTACGCAACGCCACCGCAGCAGCCGAAATTTCCTCCACCAGCGGCACGCCCTTGAACCTGACGATCAGCATCGGACTGGTGCAATGCGACGCCGCGGACGACGACATCGCGGGCCTGCTGGACCGCGTCAGCGAACAAACCCTGCGTGCTAAAGAGAACGGCCGCAACCAAACCTGCTGGGCGCCGCTCCGCGAACCCGCCCCGACGAAAAACGCAACCGATGGCTTGACGATTACCGCGTAA
- a CDS encoding alpha/beta hydrolase family protein, whose amino-acid sequence MARSTIWLLVTWLLICLPPLTCWAEKPSATDSARGDDLVHEYFRQQTQQLTDNCLADIQTLEDWTERRAQYHEQLLDMLGLNPMPPRSDLQATVTDVIEQDGLVVENLHFQSMPGLYVTGNLYRPADQGDDPLPAVLYVCGHGRVVEDGVSLGNKAHYQHHGAWFARNGYVCLVIDTIQLGELEGIHHGTYRERMWWWNNRGYTPAGVEAWNGVRALDYLQSRPEVDGQRIGVTGRSGGGAYSWWLAAIDQRIRAAVPVAGITSLKNHVVDDCVEGHCDCMFMVNTYRWDFPMVAALVAPRPLLISNTDRDGIFPLDGVVDVHAKVRRIYELYDAPKNLGLHITSGPHHDTQELRIHAFRWFNRHLRNDESLIDTVADKRFEPRQLKVFDELPSDQRTTSIHESFVPAVDAEDLPGTRSELQAAAEQWMQQLETKTFGGWPQGEAEPLDVEVQSTTEHQGTSVTVAEFTSQRPYRLPLIIVQPRQTNSDADVRVVVLDQTAWRQTAAALAVALPERYGDVAPDAAAWQQLADRDAPTVFIMPRGVGPTAWSDDDRAATHIRRRFMLLGQTAAGMQIYDVQRGLAALRSLADDSIGSRKLSLHARGTAAFWAVYASLFSQPLAKLQLQDLPTRNRDAPDLLNVSRIVEMPHVVLLASLRCDSLQLSGETSKAWRKIAADQPLMSNLQW is encoded by the coding sequence TTGGCACGCTCCACGATTTGGCTATTGGTAACCTGGTTACTCATCTGCCTCCCACCTCTAACCTGCTGGGCCGAAAAACCCTCGGCAACCGACTCTGCCCGTGGCGACGACCTGGTCCATGAATACTTTCGCCAGCAAACACAGCAACTGACGGACAACTGCTTGGCCGACATCCAGACCCTGGAAGACTGGACCGAGCGGCGAGCGCAGTATCACGAACAATTGCTGGACATGCTGGGGCTGAACCCCATGCCCCCGCGCAGTGACCTGCAGGCGACCGTCACCGACGTGATCGAACAGGACGGCTTGGTTGTCGAAAACCTGCACTTCCAATCCATGCCTGGGCTGTACGTCACCGGCAATCTGTACCGACCGGCCGACCAGGGCGACGATCCGCTGCCGGCCGTGCTGTATGTCTGCGGCCATGGCCGCGTGGTGGAAGACGGCGTCAGCCTGGGCAACAAGGCTCACTACCAACATCACGGTGCCTGGTTCGCCCGCAATGGATACGTGTGCCTGGTGATCGATACGATCCAATTGGGCGAACTGGAAGGCATCCATCACGGCACCTATCGAGAACGGATGTGGTGGTGGAACAACCGCGGCTACACCCCGGCAGGCGTGGAAGCCTGGAACGGTGTCCGCGCGCTCGATTACCTGCAATCACGTCCCGAAGTCGACGGCCAACGGATCGGCGTAACCGGCCGCAGCGGTGGCGGTGCCTACTCGTGGTGGCTGGCCGCGATCGACCAGCGGATTCGCGCGGCCGTCCCGGTGGCCGGCATCACGAGCCTGAAAAACCATGTCGTCGATGACTGCGTCGAAGGCCACTGCGACTGCATGTTCATGGTCAATACCTACCGCTGGGATTTCCCCATGGTGGCTGCCCTGGTTGCTCCCCGTCCCCTGTTGATCTCCAACACCGATCGCGACGGCATCTTTCCGCTCGACGGCGTGGTCGACGTGCACGCCAAAGTGCGACGGATCTACGAACTGTACGACGCACCTAAAAATCTCGGACTACACATCACCTCCGGTCCGCATCACGACACGCAGGAACTCCGCATCCATGCCTTCCGCTGGTTCAACCGTCACCTTCGCAACGATGAGTCGCTGATCGACACGGTCGCCGACAAACGTTTCGAACCGCGACAATTAAAAGTCTTCGACGAATTGCCATCCGACCAACGGACGACATCGATCCACGAAAGCTTCGTGCCGGCCGTTGACGCTGAGGATTTACCGGGCACTCGCAGTGAGCTGCAAGCCGCGGCCGAGCAGTGGATGCAACAGTTGGAAACCAAAACGTTTGGCGGCTGGCCCCAAGGCGAAGCCGAACCGCTGGATGTCGAAGTTCAATCGACGACGGAGCATCAAGGGACCAGCGTCACGGTGGCCGAATTCACCAGCCAGCGTCCCTATCGGTTGCCGTTGATCATCGTCCAGCCTCGCCAGACGAACTCCGACGCGGACGTCCGAGTGGTCGTGCTGGACCAAACCGCTTGGCGGCAGACGGCGGCCGCATTGGCGGTTGCGCTGCCCGAGCGCTACGGCGACGTCGCCCCCGACGCAGCCGCTTGGCAACAACTTGCCGATCGCGACGCACCGACCGTATTCATCATGCCCCGCGGTGTTGGCCCCACGGCCTGGTCGGATGACGATCGCGCTGCCACGCACATCCGCCGCCGCTTCATGCTGCTGGGACAAACCGCGGCCGGAATGCAAATCTACGACGTGCAGCGCGGACTGGCCGCCCTCCGCAGTCTCGCGGACGACTCGATCGGTTCGCGGAAACTGTCCCTTCATGCTCGCGGCACCGCTGCCTTCTGGGCGGTGTACGCTTCGCTGTTTTCCCAACCGCTCGCCAAACTGCAGCTGCAAGACCTGCCGACTCGCAACCGCGACGCACCGGACCTGTTAAACGTCAGCCGGATCGTCGAAATGCCCCACGTCGTGCTGCTGGCCAGCCTGCGTTGCGACTCGCTGCAGCTGAGCGGAGAGACCAGCAAGGCTTGGCGGAAGATCGCCGCAGACCAACCGCTGATGTCGAACCTGCAGTGGTGA
- a CDS encoding pyridoxal phosphate-dependent aminotransferase: MHPWIAKRTESFDSSGIRRVFDLAAKLDDPINLSIGQPDFPVPRAVRRACIDAIEGGKNAYSQTQGIAPLRMRLEDELRQTYNHSDREVFVCSGTSGGLVLAMLAMVDPGDEVLFFDPYFVMYPALVRMVGGVPVAVDSYPDFRIDCDRVAEKITDRTKMIIVNSPANPTGVTASREELKALAELAAERNIALVSDEIYSSFMYDEAFTSPAEFNPQTIVIDGFSKSHAMTGWRVGYVHGPKAVVETMVKLQQYTFVCAPQPAQWAGLEAMDVDLSAHIDDYRRKRDLIVEGLSDCYELTVPGGAFYAFPKAPGDSGAAFVEAAIARGLLIIPGNIFSARDSHFRISFAASDETLQRGIEVLRELA; the protein is encoded by the coding sequence ATGCATCCATGGATTGCAAAACGTACCGAGTCGTTCGATAGCAGTGGCATTCGACGCGTTTTTGATTTGGCTGCCAAATTAGACGATCCGATCAATCTTTCAATCGGCCAGCCCGATTTCCCGGTGCCCCGAGCGGTGCGGCGGGCCTGTATCGACGCCATCGAAGGCGGCAAAAATGCGTATTCTCAAACTCAGGGCATCGCGCCGCTGCGGATGCGTTTAGAGGACGAACTGCGGCAGACCTACAACCACAGCGACCGCGAGGTATTTGTCTGCAGCGGTACCAGTGGCGGTTTGGTATTGGCGATGTTGGCGATGGTCGACCCCGGCGATGAGGTGCTGTTTTTCGATCCCTACTTCGTCATGTATCCCGCTCTGGTGCGGATGGTGGGGGGCGTCCCGGTGGCCGTCGACAGCTATCCGGACTTTCGCATCGATTGCGACCGGGTGGCGGAAAAAATCACCGACCGCACCAAAATGATCATCGTCAACAGCCCGGCAAATCCGACCGGGGTGACGGCCAGTCGCGAGGAATTAAAAGCGCTGGCCGAACTGGCGGCCGAACGCAATATCGCGCTGGTCTCCGACGAAATCTACAGCTCGTTCATGTATGACGAAGCCTTTACATCGCCGGCGGAGTTTAATCCGCAGACGATCGTGATCGATGGGTTCAGCAAAAGCCACGCGATGACGGGTTGGCGAGTGGGCTATGTGCACGGACCCAAGGCCGTCGTCGAGACGATGGTCAAGCTGCAGCAGTACACCTTCGTGTGCGCTCCTCAGCCCGCACAATGGGCCGGCCTGGAAGCCATGGACGTGGACCTCTCGGCCCACATCGACGACTACCGGCGAAAACGCGATCTGATCGTCGAGGGTTTGAGCGATTGCTATGAATTGACCGTCCCCGGTGGCGCCTTCTACGCCTTTCCCAAAGCGCCCGGCGATAGCGGGGCGGCGTTTGTGGAAGCCGCCATCGCTCGCGGGTTGTTGATCATCCCCGGCAATATCTTCAGCGCCCGGGATTCACACTTTCGGATCAGCTTCGCCGCTTCGGACGAGACTCTGCAGCGCGGCATCGAAGTGCTGCGAGAACTGGCGTAG
- a CDS encoding DUF4416 family protein: MAHRREPIPVVPIVAVISRYQEARDWAMTRLTERFGEIAECSEPQAFEASGYYDREMGEELQKQFVRFQPPTDPVKLATWKIWTNQLEAEFAAQFVSPAVPAESRPLNLDPGYVTEAKLVLATTKDRDHRIYLCDGIYAEVTLSYTGRRWTSHRWTYPDYRTELAIAFVERCRLQLREHLPGWQRKVLE, encoded by the coding sequence ATGGCACACCGCCGTGAACCCATCCCCGTCGTCCCGATCGTAGCCGTGATCAGTCGCTACCAGGAGGCGCGAGACTGGGCGATGACTCGTCTGACCGAACGCTTTGGCGAGATCGCCGAGTGTAGCGAACCACAGGCGTTTGAGGCGAGTGGCTACTACGACCGAGAAATGGGCGAGGAGCTACAAAAACAGTTTGTGCGGTTCCAACCACCGACCGACCCGGTGAAATTGGCTACCTGGAAAATCTGGACCAACCAGCTGGAAGCGGAGTTCGCAGCGCAATTTGTCAGCCCCGCCGTGCCCGCCGAATCGCGGCCGCTGAACCTGGACCCCGGCTACGTGACCGAAGCCAAACTGGTGTTGGCTACGACCAAAGATCGTGACCACCGGATCTACTTGTGCGACGGCATCTACGCCGAAGTCACGCTCAGCTATACCGGACGCCGCTGGACTTCGCACCGCTGGACCTACCCGGACTACCGCACCGAACTGGCGATCGCCTTCGTCGAACGCTGCCGGCTGCAATTGCGAGAACATTTACCGGGCTGGCAACGAAAAGTGTTGGAGTAG
- a CDS encoding bis(5'-nucleosyl)-tetraphosphatase, protein MAPSPIVYAAGVLLLTRSQPRQFLLMKHPDRWDLPKGHAEPGESAVQTAVREMQEETGIDPASVSLDPQFRHRSVYSVTYRKHPDQEFEKRLTIFLGWVDQPQAIACSEHAACEWMPWDPPHHIQAQAIDPLLAAVEAFLSNAA, encoded by the coding sequence ATGGCACCGTCACCTATCGTATACGCCGCCGGGGTGCTGCTGTTGACGCGTTCGCAGCCCCGGCAGTTTTTATTAATGAAGCATCCCGATCGCTGGGACCTGCCCAAGGGGCACGCCGAACCCGGTGAGTCGGCCGTCCAGACGGCGGTTCGTGAAATGCAGGAAGAAACCGGCATCGATCCTGCCTCGGTCAGTCTGGATCCCCAGTTCCGTCATCGTTCGGTGTATTCGGTCACCTATCGCAAACATCCGGACCAGGAGTTTGAAAAGCGGCTGACGATTTTTTTGGGCTGGGTGGACCAACCGCAAGCGATCGCCTGCAGCGAGCATGCGGCCTGCGAGTGGATGCCCTGGGACCCGCCGCACCACATTCAAGCCCAAGCCATCGACCCGCTACTGGCCGCCGTCGAAGCGTTTTTGAGTAACGCTGCGTAA